One Embleya scabrispora DNA segment encodes these proteins:
- a CDS encoding ATP-binding cassette domain-containing protein, with protein sequence MELVDRVADLRDGEVHWYGGTFSAYQNSLEVEQEAAERMVRAAESDVRRQKRELIEAHGKLARRKRYGQKMWDNKREPKVVMAQRKRSAQVAAGKHRTMHGERLADARERLTEAERAVRDDDVIRVDLPLTEVPEGRRVVALPGVGLRFGPRVKLDVCGPERIALLGRNGSGKTTLLRTIAGLTEPRFGEVRREVPMRCLPQRLDLLFDDLTVVENVGRFAPGASDNEIRARLARFLFRGRRADQRAGSLSGGERFRATLAALLLAEPAPQLLMLDEPTNNLDMASVRQLTTALESYRGALIVASHDVPFLRGLCITRWLNLDERGLTAVDPR encoded by the coding sequence ATGGAGCTGGTGGACCGGGTGGCCGATCTCCGGGACGGTGAAGTGCACTGGTACGGCGGCACGTTCAGTGCGTACCAGAATTCACTGGAGGTGGAGCAGGAGGCTGCCGAGCGCATGGTGCGGGCGGCGGAGTCCGACGTACGCCGCCAGAAGCGAGAGCTGATCGAGGCACACGGCAAGCTGGCCCGCCGCAAGCGCTACGGCCAGAAGATGTGGGACAACAAGCGCGAGCCGAAGGTCGTCATGGCCCAGCGCAAGCGTTCGGCCCAGGTCGCGGCGGGCAAGCACCGCACGATGCACGGCGAGCGCCTGGCCGACGCGCGCGAGCGTCTGACCGAGGCGGAGCGGGCGGTACGCGACGACGACGTGATCCGCGTCGACCTGCCGCTGACCGAGGTGCCGGAGGGCCGCCGGGTCGTGGCGCTGCCGGGCGTCGGGCTTCGGTTCGGGCCGCGCGTAAAGCTCGACGTTTGCGGGCCCGAGCGCATCGCGCTGCTCGGGCGCAATGGTTCGGGCAAGACGACGCTGCTGCGGACCATCGCGGGGCTGACCGAGCCGCGCTTCGGCGAGGTGCGGCGGGAGGTGCCGATGCGCTGCCTGCCGCAGCGCCTGGACCTGTTGTTCGACGATTTGACCGTGGTGGAGAACGTCGGCCGGTTCGCGCCGGGCGCGAGCGACAACGAGATCCGCGCGCGGCTGGCCCGGTTCCTCTTTCGGGGGCGTCGGGCCGACCAGCGGGCGGGCTCGCTGTCGGGCGGCGAGCGGTTCCGCGCCACGCTGGCGGCGCTGCTGCTCGCCGAGCCCGCGCCGCAGTTGCTGATGCTCGACGAGCCGACGAACAACCTCGACATGGCGAGTGTGCGGCAGTTGACAACCGCGCTGGAGTCCTACCGGGGTGCGTTGATCGTGGCGAGCCACGACGTGCCGTTTCTACGCGGGCTCTGCATCACGCGGTGGCTGAACCTCGACGAGCGGGGGCTTACGGCGGTGGATCCGCGGTAG
- a CDS encoding helix-turn-helix transcriptional regulator, translated as MLAEAEKIAVAVGRMFPGLCEVVLHDLRNPRHAIRVIENNLSGRKVGDSATELGLRRIADPNYPSVIQNYPNRFPDGRPVKSTSIGIKNSEGVYVAALCLNLDVSTLSPLTLTLANLVATEVEHRGEALETLRDRAARELREVVETFAADRSTTPRSLSREAKRALVKQLHKDGFFDVVGSTQAIADLLGVSRATVYNYAKQPP; from the coding sequence CTGCTCGCCGAGGCGGAGAAGATCGCGGTCGCGGTCGGACGGATGTTCCCCGGATTGTGCGAGGTGGTGCTCCACGACCTGCGCAATCCGCGGCATGCCATCCGGGTCATCGAGAACAACCTGTCCGGTCGGAAGGTGGGCGACTCGGCCACCGAACTCGGCCTGCGCCGGATCGCCGACCCGAACTACCCGAGCGTGATCCAGAACTACCCCAATCGGTTCCCCGACGGACGGCCGGTCAAGAGCACCTCCATCGGCATCAAGAACAGCGAAGGCGTCTACGTCGCGGCGCTGTGCCTCAACCTCGACGTCTCGACGTTGTCACCGCTGACTCTCACCCTCGCCAACCTCGTCGCGACCGAGGTCGAACACCGCGGCGAGGCCTTGGAGACCCTGCGCGACCGCGCCGCCCGCGAGCTTCGCGAGGTCGTCGAAACGTTCGCCGCGGACCGGTCCACCACCCCGCGGAGCCTGTCCCGAGAGGCGAAACGCGCACTCGTCAAGCAGTTGCACAAGGACGGCTTCTTCGACGTCGTCGGATCGACACAGGCCATCGCCGATCTCCTCGGCGTCTCCCGCGCCACCGTCTACAACTACGCGAAGCAACCACCGTGA
- a CDS encoding threonine synthase yields MTTGDKSPTTVPFLYDRSGNRYDVTDPRWRGDDGTPLALSPLRGITPDRIVTSERSLWRYQAAIPVDPKHRVSLGEGCTPMVPLTWDGRRVHFKLEWFNPTMSFKDRGVSVMISHLAGQGTRRVLEDSSGNGGASVAAYSAAAGIQARIIVPESTSAAKIVQSRAHGAQIELVGGTREQVSSEAIRQSEWITYASHNWHPFFLQGIKTVAYEIWEDLGFAAPDNVVLVAGAGSNILGCDIAFGELLDAGRIEHRPRLLVGQPEHWATIADAVNDLAPTTRRERVPTIAEGASIADPPRAPEAVQAIRRSGGAAVAVSEEAIRAAVRRLASRGLYAEPTSCVAIAALDHFIADGTIGADETTVVVLTGAGAKSSEKMASVFDQDTHR; encoded by the coding sequence ATGACCACGGGTGACAAGTCCCCTACGACCGTCCCGTTTCTCTACGACCGTTCAGGCAACCGCTACGACGTCACCGACCCACGCTGGCGCGGCGACGACGGCACCCCGCTGGCGCTCAGCCCCCTCCGTGGCATCACTCCCGACCGGATCGTCACCTCGGAGCGGTCGCTGTGGCGCTACCAGGCGGCGATCCCCGTGGATCCGAAGCACCGGGTCAGCCTCGGCGAAGGTTGCACCCCGATGGTGCCGTTGACCTGGGACGGCCGGCGGGTGCACTTCAAGCTTGAGTGGTTCAACCCGACGATGAGCTTCAAGGACCGCGGGGTGTCGGTGATGATTTCGCACCTCGCCGGCCAGGGCACGCGCCGCGTGCTCGAGGACAGCTCCGGAAACGGCGGCGCCTCCGTCGCGGCCTACAGCGCGGCCGCCGGGATCCAGGCCAGGATCATCGTGCCCGAATCGACCTCGGCCGCGAAGATCGTGCAGTCTCGTGCCCACGGAGCGCAGATCGAACTCGTCGGGGGCACTCGCGAACAGGTGTCGAGCGAGGCGATCCGCCAGTCCGAGTGGATCACCTACGCGAGCCACAACTGGCATCCGTTCTTTCTGCAGGGCATCAAGACCGTCGCCTACGAGATCTGGGAGGACCTCGGGTTCGCCGCTCCCGACAACGTCGTCCTCGTCGCCGGCGCCGGAAGCAACATCCTCGGCTGCGACATCGCGTTCGGCGAACTGCTCGACGCCGGACGGATCGAGCACCGGCCGCGGCTGCTCGTCGGGCAGCCCGAGCACTGGGCCACCATCGCGGACGCGGTCAACGACCTGGCCCCGACCACCCGCCGCGAGCGAGTGCCCACCATCGCGGAGGGTGCCTCGATCGCCGACCCGCCCCGCGCACCCGAGGCCGTTCAGGCGATCCGCCGGTCCGGCGGCGCGGCCGTCGCGGTCTCCGAGGAAGCGATCCGAGCAGCGGTGCGCAGACTCGCATCCCGCGGCTTGTACGCCGAGCCCACCAGTTGCGTCGCCATCGCGGCGCTGGACCACTTCATCGCCGACGGCACCATCGGCGCCGACGAGACCACCGTGGTCGTTCTCACCGGCGCCGGTGCCAAATCGTCCGAGAAGATGGCCTCCGTCTTCGACCAGGACACGCACCGATAG